The genomic interval TCCAGACGCAGCGACAGTACTCCGAGCGACAGTACTCCGAGCTACTCAGCCCAGCACAAATATTCATTACACTGGATAAATACACAGCTGGGGCAGCATTAAAAACAAAAACGTAGGTCACTGGTCTGAGGAAACCATCCATGGAAACCATAGAATATCCTATTGGGCTGGAGTACTACAGATCTAAATCCTTAACCAATCGTAGACTAGACAGCATTCTTTTCTATACCAAGTCTACAGAAACCAACAGGTATGTAGGTTTCTTTATAAACATTCAAATATTACTATTTATTTTTGCAAATCAAAGCCCTTGCTTACACAGATCTTATTGTTACTATGTggcagaaaaatatatatttattgggGACCAAAAAGGCAACTACAGAATAGTGCTTTATTTATAGATACTTTTGTCAGAATTAACTTTTAATATAATTATTTTAGAAAAAGCAGATTGTCCAAAATCAGAACTGTTACAATTCTTGCAGTCTACACAGAGATCTATCGGTCTGTCCTCCGGCATGCTGCCATAATAACACAGCCCCTGGTCCATTACTTCCTCTTCGTCTCCATAGCAATGACACCAGTTCACCTTGAGTTGAGAGTTGGCGGAGCCTCTGAAGTCCATAACACCCTTACTTCCACAGTCCCCTCTCTCTTGGTACTATAGATGATGCCAAGGAACGTGGTTGGTGCAGGTTTCTCCTCAGTCGTTTTAGGGGGAGGGTTATGTTAATCCGTAAGTGGGCAGGATTGGAGGAGTAACTTAGCGGAGAAAGGGAGGTTTCGGGCTCAGGTTTGATCCAGTTTCTTGCTCAGCCTCAGCAGTCGGAGCTTGATCTCTGGGTTGGGTTTAGGAGCAGTGGGGGGGCAGTCAGTACCCATAGGGTAGAACTACACACTGCTCCCCAGAGTCCACCAAGTAAGGGGTGTTCTTGTAGTGGGTGAGGGGCAGGGTGTCATCATCCACCCCAACGCAGGGCAGGCTGTCTGGGTCGGCCTTCAGGTTGGGCCTCTGGTTGTCAGGGAAGGCCATGGAGAACAGGGCCTCAGGGTCGCACACAAACTTGTACACGTACCTCTCGCCAGCAACCTGGAAAGGACCAATCGGAGAAGAGCAAGTTAGTTAGATCCACAGAATCAAATAGAACACAATAGTTCTAAAATGATATAATATGGATCTCTATGGCTGCATCACCCTCCAAGGTTGCATTCAAATAAGCCAAGGAAGCATCAGGCTGTTGctgaggagaaatggggaaggatAGAAAGGGTGAACCTGCCTTTACCTTCTGCATGATGCCCTTCTCGTAGTAGTAGCGCAGAGAACGACTCAGCTTGTCATAGTTCATGGCTGGCCTGTTCTTCTGGATGCCCCAGCGGCGAGCCACCTGAAGAGACAAGACAGAAAACACTAAATCAGTCACAATGCCTGATTGAACATCCTTTTTTATTTCAATAAAAAAGGAGGGATTGAATGAGTACAGACTTTTAATGGCCTGAACTACTACTAGGACCAGGGCAAGGAACTGACCGCTAAAAAGTCATTTGTAAGAGAATCTGTCAAGTTCAtcaaaaaaaaatgaatttaaacATTTCCAACTGACCTCTTCTGGCTCAATGAGTTTGAACTCCATGCCCCGGCCTGTCCAGGCAATGAAGTGACCGTTGGCCGGGTCATCCAATAGGGTGACCAGAAACTGCCAGAGCTGCAGAGAGCCACGCCGCTGGTAGGGCGGGCCATCACGGTACACTGAGGGCTCCTGCTTGACCTTCCctgtggttgggggggggggggggggagaatacaGAGTTGGGAATTTTTACAGAGACCTCAATTACcacaatacttaggtgccgatacaatATGTATTACGATTCAATAATGTGACTTTATTGCCATTCCATGGTCAGAAGATATTCcacaccatatgtctgctgcagatggacaagagagccatgagaaaatatTTTGaccagtcatggaaataaaagtatatgtgaaaaaaaaaaagtgtattttaaaaggagaacaagctatgaaggaaaaatactggagttttggtgcaggtacagccaactagcataAAAAGGATATTAAGATCGACATTGATAGTCAAAACTAACTTTGGCATTAGTGCAAAATGTTAATTATCTGGCTAATCATGGGGGCCTCAAGGGGAGAAATGGGCCGTGTGGGGGTCTCAATTATAATGAACTAGCGAGTTAAAATTGCTAGTCCACCAGACAAGTATGGTACAGTGTGGTGAGACATTCCTATGAGCTGTGGACTGTGAAGGGGAGCAGGCTACTCATTTTGCACCCGCCTGCCATCTCTGCTGCTCAAAGGAGACTTTCTACAGTTCTCCTCTCTAGTCAGTGATGCAACAGGCATAGTAATAATCCTGTCCTTTCAAATGCTGCCAGCAGCTGAGTAGAGACGGAGTCCCCTGTGATGCTGGTAAAGCCCCCTAACCCCCCCAAGGACAGGATGAACCCCATGCTGCTCAAATACCTCTCGCCCGGCCCATGTTAAGTCATGTATTTTCTTACCTTCAAGTCTGTCAGGAACCACGCAGGTATCATCATAGTACAGCTGAGGCTCTCTGTCAAAGGAGAAACCTGTGATTGGAAGAGAGAGATTAGCTAGCCAGGGGAGGGCATGGGAACACAGCCTACATTTAGCTGTGGAAGCCAGCTACTATATCCAGGGAGACTAAACTGCTCACAAAGCAATATAGCCAGGTAGCTTCACAAGAGTGGAAAATGATGTTGAGCATGAGGACAGCAGTGCTGCGGAGCGCTGTTGAAACAGTGAAAACAAGCCTCATTGATAGATCTCAAGAGACGTCATTCTAATGTTGACTTGTACCTTGCGGCATGTCCTATTCCCCAACCACGCAGCACTTTATAACCTCTCAATAAGGTCACAACTAGAGAGGCAACAGCTACCAGTAAGCCCTCGTAACATTTTTATTGCGAGGGCTTTGAGTAGGATTTCCTATGTATTTATTACAGAGGAATTAAAACATGCCACTGCTAAGATGGAAATGGATACTTACTTTCATGGTTGTTTTGGTAGAAGGTCCCGGCTCTTCCAAAtgtagactgacagacaggcactTCTAACAGAGGGAGGACGAGACAACACAACATCCACCTCTAACATGAGCATATTTAGAACACTGCTCTGCTTGCACGCTAGTAAAAGGAGATTGTACATATAAGCAGTATCCATTTACGGATACGTTCCGTCTCTGTCTATATACCCATTCCCATGGTTGTTGACATGAGGATGAACATGATACATTCTTCACCTCTTATCAACCTGCTGCTGTAGCACTTCCTCTATTATACAACTGACTTCGACCTAGCAACCAATCAGCTGGGCTGTAGATGTCCACTAGCCATCCCACATCAAATCATGACAAATCACGTTATGCCTGGCTGGTCCCCATGGGGTCAAGCCCCACCCCCCCGATCTGCTGAGTTGGAAAAGCCCCCACGGTCCCACTCCACCCCTCggtttcctgtcctctcctaaGGATCAGATCTTTATCACACTTTAGGGCCATATCTACAAAGCATTTACACTAGTATTCTCAAGTTTGGGCTAGTTAAAGCATCATGGATCCTCTATCCAATTGCAttagatggcaccctattcagtaTATAGTGCACACAGTCTGCCCAGAAAccaaaagtagtacactgtattgggaacagggtgccatttcagacacatccGTTGTGGTGAGCAGTCCCAACCAGGAGAGACAAAAGTGTGATGTGACTATGGTGGCTACACGCTATACTCTTATCCATCcatccagagagacagaggccggGCCAGTGGACCTTTATGCTGACGTATGTATTTATAGGTTGTAAGAAGCTAAGAGGATTTGGCATTACATCACTGGCCCCCCAATCATAAAGCTGAGAGGGAGAATGAAAGAGGGACAGTGCAAAGCTGGCCTGGGCAGAGGACGGAAGGAAAGGTGGGTGTTGGTGGCAAAATAGGGACAACAGCTGGGGTGCGTGGACATCGAGATGAAAAGTAAAACAGAATTCTACTTCTCGTGGGCTAACTTATTAGGTACACAGCGTTGCTATTGGGACAAGGACATGCGGCATAAGGCCATTGCATACATTTCAATGTAAACCTGAAATGAGCATCCATGTAGTGTTCATACTTGCATTCTAGCGCCCTCTGTAAACACAGCGCAGTGGCCCAAATCTATTTTAGGTAGCCCTATACTTGTGAAGTAGGTTTCCCTGGGCCTGGGGATGACTGACCCATTTGCTTATCCCCTCTGTCCTGCCGAGGCTCAAGTCAGGCTAAGAGACCCATTTTTACTGGCCTGACTGTCAGAGCAGAGTGGTTGACGTATTTGGAAGTGACACGGTGATGTCTGTATGTGCGTTACGACTGCTGACACAGGGCGGTGTGAGGCGAGGGTCTACACGGTTGTGTTTGTTAATGGTTTCTGGGATTTGCTGTGCTAAAACTAACAACCGCGTGCCAGCGAGCAAAAACAGGGACAGACACTCTTCACCATATAACCAGTCTGCTCCTATGCAGCCTGTCTGGAAGGGACTAACTCTCCTAGGACAGCAACCTGCATCAGAGAGCCCCAAGGTTGTTTCCTGTTTCCCTTTCCTTTTGTCCTAAGGGTGCACTTGTTCACTCCACTTTATGGAAAGAAAGGAACGGTGGAAGAAACATGGTGGAAATTCATGTgtttacaccaatccaatgcatTAAGGTGTCAAAACTCACACCCCTCAAACCCTATGAGAACCCTGTGGGTCAGCTGTAATGCTGTAGTCTGTGTAGTGTAGGCGACCGATCCAGAGGAGCCTGAAGGTAGCCAGCCACTCACCAGAGTCGAAGCAGAAGTCCTGGGGCTCCTGTTTGATGGCCATGGGGTGGAAGGCAGCCTGAGGGGGACCCATGGAGGGGACACCCTGCTCTGTGTAGCGAGGGTCCAGCAGCTCCTGCTTGAAGCAGTGTTGAGGCACAGGACCAGGGACCAGGGGCTCAGACATCTGGCGGTGGTAGGGGGGCCTCCCGGCCCTGGGTAGGGCACTGTGGCTGGGGGCCTGCGGTTGGGCTAGGAACTGAGGGTGAGTCCGGCTctcagagggagggaagggtagacATGGCTCCGACATTTGCCTCTGGAACCTGGGGTGGAGGAAGACATGGGAGAGGGTGGGTGGAAGGTTATTATTAATGAAAACTGTGGCTATAAACAAATGTTTGAACAGAGAGATGAATTTAAAGTTCATTACACTCTTATACTACTGATGGTTATGAAAACTGTAGCTTAAAAACATTTCAGATTTAAAGAGAATGGAATCTTGATGAAAACTGTTTAAATATATAAGGCATTCATTTACAGTAAAATGTGAGTTAGTCTTTCGACCATTGAGGAACTACTGAGCGTCCAGCTTAAGACCAAAACGCAACGCACACGCCACTCAGGAACCAAATGTACTCAGTGCAACCAAGCCTGCGAATACAAGCTGGAAATGAGATGGGGGCAGGTGTCAATAGCTAGCAGGTATAAAAGATCCTCCGGTGACCGTAAGATAGAGACAAGGCCAACGGCTTCTGGCTACACAAAGATTGCATATTACTGGCTGGTGATGACATGCCCTGCGTTCCAACACATTCTACCAGAATTCCTGTCACAGGTGGGGGCGACGAAGCGGTGGGTTTCTCCCACGGGGGTTCCCACACTGCCAGCACATTTCACTCCTCAATATAGGGGACCTTCCACACCCCTCCTAAAGGCAGCATTAGTCACAAAGCCTGATCCTCTCCACTGGTCTTCATGTGTTAAATTGCACGGTGTCTCTCAGAATGCAATGGAAACACGAACGCCTGTCTTATTGAGATGGATGTTTACATTTAGAGAGGTCAGGAGTTTTCTATACAGACAGGCTCATTAGTTAGGATGTTAGTAAACACTGGGATGGAGTCATTCACCTGTTCAGCAATGTTGGATGTTAAACTCCCTATTTGCATAAACTCCTATACCAGTAAGCCTCAGGCTCGCTCATGATGAActcctatttttattttattttacctttatttaaccaggtaggctagttgagaacaagttctcatttgcaactgcgacctggccaagataaagcatagcagtgtgagcatacaacaaagagttacacatggagtaaacaattaacaagtcaataacacagtagaaaacaaagggggggtctatatacaatgtgtgcaaaaggcatgaggaggtaggcaaataattacaattttgcagattaacactggagtgataaatgatcagatggtcatgtacaggtagagatattggtgtgcagaagagcagtaAGCCTCAGGCTCGCTCATGATTAACTCTTATACCAGTAAGCCTCAGGCTCGCTCATGATGAACTCCTATACCAGTAAGCCTCAGGCTCGCTCATGATGAAGTCCTATACCAGTAAGCCTCAGGCTCGCTCATGATTAACTCCTATACCAGTAAGCCTCAGGCTCGCTCATGATTAACTCCTATACCAGTAAGCCTCAGGCTCGCTCATGATTAACTCCTATACCAGTAAGCCTCAGGCTCTCTCATGATTAACTCCTATACCAGTAAGCCTCAGGCTCTCTCATGATTAACTCCTATACCAGTAAGCCTCAGGCTCTCTCATGATTAACTCCTATACCAGTAAGCATGGCAGGATAGGACCAATCACCTGTGCTCAGGGCTGTAGTTACCATCCTGACCGAGGAGTGAGGGGGGGCAGGGCACTGCATAGGGTGGGCTCTGGAGGGGGAGTGGCCTTTGCTGGTTGTGGGCTGGGCCAACTGCTTGGTTGTCAGGCTGCAGGGGGTGTGGCCCTTGCGCTTGGTTCCGATAGGGTATTTGATGAGGGGAAGGAGTCTGCTGGCTGACTGGGTGTGTCCTTGGGGTGTTGGTAGAGCTGCATGGTGACATGGGTGTAGAGGGAGGGGTCAATGGCTTATAGGCCCCACTGGGTCTCCTTTCATAGGCActgtggagggagacagaggctgGTCAGACTGAAGGCTTGTGTCAGCATGGTCAGAATACTTGTCTCTTGTTGGTGTGGTGAAAGGTaacataaagtgtgtgtgtgtgcgtgtatataaCGGTCCATACCTGTCACTGTAAAGGCACTTCTCTCCATACGGCATGGGACTCCTTTCCTGGTTACAAGGACAAATCTCTTTGGAAGGACTCAGTTCCCGTTTAATCTTGGATGGTGGGGGGCCATGAAACAttactgagaagagagaggggcaaCACATTAAACACTTTTAGCACTACTTAAATCAACCTAGATTTCCATCCACCCATCAGTATCATACTATCATCACCGTCAGATGTCCATTACGGACACCGGTtctctcccaaatggcacccatagggctctggccaaaaggTTAGCACTATATGGAATAGGGGGAGCCCTGGCCATTACCCATGAATCAGTGTGGCCGTAATTCAATCAATCTCCAGTCGGCTCCCATTTCCTGCACCACATAATGGGCCAGTGAAACCGGATGCGCAGGCGAGAGGCGTAACAGGAGCTGGATACGTCACCCTAACTGATGGACCAGGGAAGGGAGGGGTGACAGGGAACCAATAGGCATGTGAGCAGAGCTCCCTGCTCATGCATACTATAAAAGCTCAGAGCAGGACCACATGCAGTACTGCCTCAGATGGAACACATGAAAGCGAGAGAAAATGGATGAAGAATGGGAAATGAAGGCACAGCTAATAAGCAGTCTTTCCTCCCCACTCTCCTAGACAGGGGTCGCGATGATTGGAGGGCAAGGTTCAGTACAGGAGTGTGTGTGGAGGACATTGGCTTCCATGCAGGGCTGGTGAATAGAGAGCCTGGCCCgtttggcgggggggggggggggggtcgctgcTACACTATCCTGCACTTACACATGCACCCAAATGGCTAGGTCAAGAACTATACTGCACAGAGACCTCACAAGCCCTACTACACACCCCAGCATGGGCCCCACTGTCTAAACACGCATGACAGCAGCAACCTTAATAATATATTGCAGCACCTCAGCAGTCATTTACAGTATGCTAGGCTACCATGCAGATCGGGGTCCAAAACAGCAACAAAGACAGATGCCAGCAACCACACCCTGTCTCTGATGCCACATCAGACAAAAACAAACTGtaaaaggggagagggggggaaaaTCATAAAACGCTCCACTGAACATAACTCAAATATTTCCCTTGGATGCCATATAAAAGGCTCTGTGCACTGCTGACAAATGGGGGAGGTGAAGCTGTACagtcagagagggggagggagaagggctGTGTGGACTGGGACTCTATTGGATACTCCCACCCGCAGGAATCCATCCCACTCTAGAGGCTGGATTTGAGTGCATGAAAGTGTGAAATCAGATTATGAGCTTGGCTCATGTGATGCCCCACGCCAATCGCCTGATTAAACCCAAAATGGGAGGAGGGGAAAGTCTCTCCAGAGTAAAGAAGGATGTTTTAGGGTAAGAAGAATGGCATCAAGCCCTGCCAGGATGAAAGCCCTCTAAGgatggtgtgtgagtgtgagtgagcgagcccaggagaatgagagagagaccaggagaatgagagagagtgatcATCAGGGTTTGTTATCTTAAACATTCTGAACCCAGTCAATGGAGCAGAGTAAAGACACAGAATGAACTAAGTTGCCATTTGCCCATAGAAATGTTTCCTTCAGTGAAGCTCGGTTTAATCCTGAAGGCCTAGGTCTTTCAGACAAGCACAGCAGCAGTCCCAAGATCAGATCTTGCTACATTGTGTGCGTCGGGGAACTTGACACCTCTACATTCCAGCCTGGTATAAATAATACATCTCAGGTACTCACAGCTATCCGACTGAAAATCCGGGACAAACTGTTCATCATCAGGCACCTGGGCtgtggagggagaaaagagagagtgttAAACAAGTGTATACTAATTGGGTTTCCACTGGGTGAACAAACTGTAAATCTCATCTTGATGTCTTTATTCAAAAGGAACCAAAGCTATTTTGTTCAATCCACAGAAAAAAACAACATTGGGAAATACTTAGGAACTTTGTTAAAATCCCAAGACAATGGAAGAGTAATACCACTCGTGCAGTGGTTCAAGGGTAGAAAATGCCTGTTAAGATTTGCCAGTTAATTTAGAGTGGGACCTTTTTTTTTAAAAAGTGAACATTGAAAGAAATGTTGTAGTTAAATTCAAGGACTCTTAGGTGAGCATAGCTGCTTATTTATGGGACTTCGCTGTAGTTTAATGCACAGGGAAAAAAAGTGATGAATATTTCAAATTCTCATTTTAGGTTAATCTGCCCACTTGCTCAATGCATCTCAAAAACCACCTGGGAACACAATTCAATCACCCAAAACATTTTTCTCCATTTGGTCACCCTCTTTCCAaagaaaatacttatttttctgCACGTATTGAGGACAGCTACTTCAAGGGGAATTGTATTACTTTTCCAAAGTCGTCACATATGGATGAGATTGAATTAACATAACCAATGTCTACCAGAGGGCAAGCACTGCCGGGTTGTGCTGAGAGCAACAGAATACATAGAAAGAAATTCAGCAGAAAAGGGGAAGCATTCAGTATCAACTCTGTGGTTCACTTAaacaataaggcccaaggggggtgtgttatatggccaatatgccggtgtcttattgccattataaactggttaccaattacagcagtaaaaataaatgttgtctcatacccgtggtatatggtctgatgtaccacggctgtcagccaatcagcattcagggcttgaaccacccattTTATGATTACTAGATAACTCACCTTCTGCAATCCAGATCTCCTGCAACTGACTGAGGTCTTGGAAGAGGTCTGAAacagaattgtttttattttttaaaactgagcCTACAGACCTCTGTTCAAATGTCAGATTGGTAAGTAGAGAGCACTTTAACAATCCACATTACATATGATAGGAATAAAAAGTATGGTTGTCGGGTGGCTCATGCTGATGTCAAAGGGTAACGAAGAATTAGTTGTCCAATTACCTTCCGTGTCCTGGGCGAGTACTGTGTCTACGAACTTCCTTTTCCTGCTGTCTATGATTGGTCTGCTGTATGGTTCCTCCACATGAGATTTTTGCTGAAATGATGAAAACATAACCAACTTATTAGTTAGAGCTGTTTAGTGTGACTCAGCTGTGTATACATGTAAATATGCCTCTGGTGTGACTCAATTGTCTTGAATGTTACATCACCTCCACTTCTAGTTGGAATGTTGACAAACCTCAATCTATTGCTCTGTTTGAATAGCCACACTAGCAAACCATTTTAGAATACATGGCCAATACATTCTGACTCTGTATTGCAAGCAGTATGGAAGTTTGGATATTGGAACAGAGCCAATGATGACAACCATGCTCCTGATTGATAAAGGGAAAGGGGGTATCTAGTCAGTGGTCCAACAaagtattcaactgaaatgtcttccggcatttaacccaacccctctgaatcagagaggtggttgggggggggggggggggggggctgcctgcCTGCAAGCGACATCCAAGAGAACCATACAAATCGAATAATTAGAATGGGCATTCCCATTGAACGTtgtagtaattatatttctatgaagATATGAGGGGCATGCTTACATTGGGTAGGACCAGAAATGGGACTTGCTGGTCGTAGAATCCGTCCATGTTATCCAGGTCTTCAAAGGTTCCCAGAAGAGGGTCTTCGCTTTAAAGCGATATCGCAAAAGTCACTTTATGTACTAACTGTTCAACTGTGGACAAAAACAAAATAGAAAACATATGTTAGTAGTTCAACTCTGCTAGAGTACTCGATCATCCAGTTTCTTTCACAAAAATAGACACTTCACTAGGGTCCTATCAGAACCCATATAACCCACACCGCCACTTGCTCTTGTTGCCCGACACCGTTTCCTATTGCAACAACAGCTCTTCTAACTGAACATGCTGGTTTAGAGCATGTCCTGCATGCACAACTTAAATACACGCTGTAGTTGTGTGACGTATGTAACTCTTACATAAAGCAAAGCCAGCCATCTGTTCAGGCGATTAGGAGACCGCATTCATAATCAGCTATGACTGAGCAGGGGAAACCTTCAAGGATGGGTCTTCAACCCTACACACTGAGGCATATGACGGCACCGTATTGTATAGAGCACGAGTGTTATTTAATTTTGTTTACTCATTAACAAATTACTGAAGAATAGACAACAGAAAATCCTGTCTATAAATAAATCCCAATAGAAACATCTTGTTACAATATACCTCTCCATACTGAGGCAAACTACCGGTTTCATAGTGACATTTAAATATAAAATCCTAGCACAGCTTCCATATCCCCTGGGAATAGGGAAGTTACACGCACTTGCACATAAAACCCGACAGAAAAAGTGGCAGAGAATGGGCTGGGAATAAAACAAATCGTAAATTCATAACCTTCCATTCCACGTGGATAGCCCTCCCACTCCATACCTCCTTGAGCTTGACACGAGTCACTATACTTCACCCGTTTATTATATTAAATGGATGACTAATAAAGCGATAACCGGCCATTACAGCGACACAGTAGATACACAGACAACTTTAATGATGCATAAAATGGTAGTACAACAGTGGACAAATCATAGTGTACAACATTACGCATATTTTAAAACCAAGTTTTGAAAACAGTGGCGTTGTCAATGGCCATAAATCCAAAGTGGAAGGTGATCCGTTTTATTCCCCCCCTCCCAAATATAATTCAAGTTCCCACATTTGATCATGTAACTTGGTGTAGCCTAAACGTAACCACAGATTTTTACTCCAGATAATGAGATCTAACCAAAGAATGTTGGTATCCAATTACTGGGAGTTACAGGATAGGTACTGTTTGGTGAAACAGAATTTGACCAACCTTAACTTTGCCATACAGGCTTCGTTATGGATTCGGTCAAATATGTATATTCTAAAAATGTCCGTGTCTAGTTGCATGGTGCTTTAGAATTGTTATACATTCTCAGTAATGGATACCAACAATATTTTGTTAAATCATATCTGGAGTAAAAATCGGTAGTTGCCCTATAGTGGAAAGTTGTAGGCAAACAAAAAAAGACAATAGCCTATATTGCAGACTGCTGATGAAAAGCAAGGCTCCTATTGAGAAAACTGATTATGTATTTGAAAACGCTAAAGTAATTTATTTCCCCAACAGTGAATGCAAAAAATTACCCACTAAATATTAGCTCGTTCAAAGCAATTGAAGGGGTTGATGAATAACATCCGAACgaccgacagacagaccgaccgaccccCCCCTTCACGGACCCTtaaatttttgtattttttttaatgaagtGAAACTCGATCCGTGTGAAACACTGCGAAGAAAATAACCTGACCTCTCCATTCATAAAACAGTCTTCCGACTCGGAGATAATATAAATATGTAGACTCAGTTAAAGAACGAGGAATACTACACAGCAATTAGTACAAAGCGAGAGAAAATGGTTGCCAAAGTAAATGTTTTCTTGGAGAAAGATGGCGATCCGTTTTCGCCCATGGCAGAGATCTAAATTTGCTGTTGCAGGCGATCGTAAACTTATTGATATTCCATCGCCACAGATGGATATCCAGGCAAAATGACAATTCAGATTTCAGACTACTCACCCTGTGCGCGTTTCAATTCAGTTACAGTATGACAAGAACGAAATAGAAAAATccatacaaaaaaaaaagacagaaACGTCTCTGTTCAATGATCAATTGACGCGTTCCATCCGACTCACACAACTGACTGAGCTTTTAGATAACGATGGCTTGGTTTTCCCTGGGGCTCGAGTGGTACACAGAGCCACACTCTCATTGGCTCGTCGGCATTGTCATTCTTGCGAGTAACCAATGGGCATTCGAAATTAATTAATTATATTTCAAGTGCTCGAGGACCAATGGAAACGTGGATGGCAAAAGGTGGATCGGTCctattatttgtttttaatgAATGGCTGTGTTTCATTCACTTTCATTCACGTTTCGTCACCGCTGTGAGATGTTTAAAGGGC from Oncorhynchus kisutch isolate 150728-3 linkage group LG26, Okis_V2, whole genome shotgun sequence carries:
- the LOC109871002 gene encoding ETS translocation variant 5-like isoform X1; the encoded protein is MDGFYDQQVPFLVLPNQKSHVEEPYSRPIIDSRKRKFVDTVLAQDTEDLFQDLSQLQEIWIAEAQVPDDEQFVPDFQSDSLMFHGPPPSKIKRELSPSKEICPCNQERSPMPYGEKCLYSDSAYERRPSGAYKPLTPPSTPMSPCSSTNTPRTHPVSQQTPSPHQIPYRNQAQGPHPLQPDNQAVGPAHNQQRPLPLQSPPYAVPCPPSLLGQDGNYSPEHRFQRQMSEPCLPFPPSESRTHPQFLAQPQAPSHSALPRAGRPPYHRQMSEPLVPGPVPQHCFKQELLDPRYTEQGVPSMGPPQAAFHPMAIKQEPQDFCFDSEVPVCQSTFGRAGTFYQNNHESFSFDREPQLYYDDTCVVPDRLEGKVKQEPSVYRDGPPYQRRGSLQLWQFLVTLLDDPANGHFIAWTGRGMEFKLIEPEEVARRWGIQKNRPAMNYDKLSRSLRYYYEKGIMQKVKVAGERYVYKFVCDPEALFSMAFPDNQRPNLKADPDSLPCVGVDDDTLPLTHYKNTPYLVDSGEQCVVLPYGY
- the LOC109871002 gene encoding ETS translocation variant 5-like isoform X2, with protein sequence MDGFYDQQVPFLVLPNQKSHVEEPYSRPIIDSRKRKFVDTVLAQDTEDLFQDLSQLQEIWIAEAQVPDDEQFVPDFQSDSLMFHGPPPSKIKRELSPSKEICPCNQERSPMPYGEKCLYSDSAYERRPSGAYKPLTPPSTPMSPCSSTNTPRTHPVSQQTPSPHQIPYRNQAQGPHPLQPDNQAVGPAHNQQRPLPLQSPPYAVPCPPSLLGQDGNYSPEHRFQRQMSEPCLPFPPSESRTHPQFLAQPQAPSHSALPRAGRPPYHRQMSEPLVPGPVPQHCFKQELLDPRYTEQGVPSMGPPQAAFHPMAIKQEPQDFCFDSEVPVCQSTFGRAGTFYQNNHESFSFDREPQLYYDDTCVVPDRLEGKVKQEPSVYRDGPPYQRRGSLQLWQFLVTLLDDPANGHFIAWTGRGMEFKLIEPEEVARRWGIQKNRPAMNYDKLSRSLRYYYEKGIMQKVAGERYVYKFVCDPEALFSMAFPDNQRPNLKADPDSLPCVGVDDDTLPLTHYKNTPYLVDSGEQCVVLPYGY